The nucleotide sequence NNNNNNNNNNNNNNNNNNNNNNNNNNNNNNNNNNNNNNNNNNNNNNNNNNNNNNNNNNNNNNNNNNNNNNNNNNNNNNNNNNNNNNNNNNNNNNNNNNNNNNNNNNNNNNNNNNNNNNNNNNNNNNNNNNNNNNNNNNNNNNNNNNNNNNNNNNNNNNNNNNNNNNNNNNNNNNNNNNNNNNNNNNNNNNNNNNNNNNNNNNNNNNNNNNNNNNNNNNNNNNNNNNNNNNNNNNNNNNNNNCATAGTGTAAATCATTACCAACAAAAGATTTGTTGATTATTACACATCAAAGTTGAGCCATCTATTTTTTATACGATTTCACAATTTCACATATTTAATGGGCCCTAAATTTTAATTATTATCTCGAAATTTATTTACCTCTAATATAATCTTGTATATTTTCTTGTGATTTCATTAAAAAATACATGTTATTTCCTTATTTGAAAAACATATATTTTTACTTTCTTAGATTGAAGTAGTACAAAAGGTACAATAATTTATAGTTTTTCTTTCGGGCCAACAACATTCAAGGTGGTATTTCTCCATGTTTTACAGTTTATGTAAGCTAGCCAAATGTGCTTTCAACATGCTATCCTTACTCATATGAGAATGAGCTTGTAGCATACTTCTGATACTAGCCATCCAAAAAACCTACATCAACAGCTCAAAAGACTAATGAAAAGTTTAAGTTGGATAAAATTATCTCCTACTATCATTTTTGTGGCAATATTGATGGCCTAATAATTTCCTACACATTACCATAGATTTGGGTACTTATGGATAACGATCTAGTGCATGCCTATTGTTCATCCTATTTTACTTGATGTGGTCTAAGAGAGAAATATTCCTAGCTATGTTGAACCTAACTTAGATATAATTTACACTTATTTGTTGTTTTCACAGAATACTTTCTATGTGTAGAATTTAAAAGTGATATCCTACATAGCATGTTTTTATATATTTATTCCTAATTATGTTCATGATCTCATGGAACCCCTGATATTTATGGTGTGATCCATTTTTCTGACATGGAGAAGGGCCAATGTTTTCTAAATCAATCAAATGTATTATTGAAATAAATCTAATTATTCTAATGTGTAGGTGGTGGAACAATTTTTCTAGAAATATTGGACTAAGTTATATTCGTTGTCGCGTGGTGGAGAGCTACACTTGGGCCTATGTGGTATATTATCAGAGAGGTTTCAAACTACCAAGACGTATTATCGCAATGATGATTGTACTTATTACGACTGTGGATGACACATATGATATTCATGCTACCATAGATGATTGTCGGAAGTTACATGAAGCCATACAAAGGTGGAGTGGTGGACATTATATTTCTTACTAATCAGATTTATCTTTACCTATGAAACACTAATAGTTGTTTCCTATTAGCCATTTGCAAGCTCAAATATTTATGCATGGGCCAATTATTTAGTATAGTGAACCAACTTTTATTGAAATTATGTCAGTCATAATGACTAAAAAAATTAAACTGGATGTGCTAGATTGTGTATAGATACAATATCTTGGATAAGACATGAACACATATTTGATATGAAGGGTTCCAAGATGACACACCGCAAAGAATAGGATATACCTTATATGCCTCTAGAAGTTAGTAGGAGATAATGTAAAAGGAAATCACACATGGTGAAAATTGACTGATGAGATGGTCTAATGCACTACACAGGGAACTGATTTGTCTCCAATGCAACACTATAAGCACATGACCTAAATTTAGAAATGTATGCAATATGGAATTTAgcaataaaaaatagcaacaatgaTGACTGGTGTCGCCTCAGTAGGGCCAACACCCCGCCATTGTCGTTAATTAGACGAGTTCAAGATACATCGACCACAGATACACCATTGTTAGCATGGATCTAACAATGTTTCTAGTAGATGAAGGAGCTGCCACCATAGAGTCAAGGTGAAGTGGCATTTTTTGGGAGGTGGGGAACAACTACATCGTCAACGTACAAGGGTTCGTTGCTAGAGGATGGAAGACACATTTCTTCTCTGTCAAGGACCACCCGTCGTAGATATGTCTATGTCGCACAACTATAGCAAGCATGAGGTCACTGAGCTCCTCACGGTCATCCACTACCACTAACTGGTAACCTGGATGTGTCGGTTCTGAGGACACACATATGTGGAGATGAGAAGCTATCATTGAACGTAGGTAGTACTCTAGATATCTGAAGTTGGCTAGTATTTGATGCATCATTAAGGGAAGGATGTTATGGGTTGTGACCTTCAACCATATGGTATCGTTACAACATCACCCACATACCCGCTAAGACAAAATGTAGCTATGCAGTTGCACAAATGTGTATTTTTTGAAGCATGTGCGATTGGTTTGCCATTGCACATAGTTGGGAGGTCATGTCATGGAGGTGGGGCAACACAAGGATCACATCAAAATATCTCGCAACAATGGTTAAGACCAAGGCAAAAaatttacccaagttcaggccccgTGGTGGGTAATAATCCTACTCCCCTCGCTGTCGGTTTCTCACTATCTCAAAATATATTACACGAGTATTTGGTGGCTAAAGGAACTTATAAACTAGTGGGTCAAGATCCCATCGATCTCTAGTTCTCGGCATGGTTGGCGATCTAGAGTACTTTGAACCAATCTTCCAAATTGCTCATAGTTGCTTCTGATTGAGTTGGATTGTGATTTGCATATTCCTTTTATGCCTTAGCCTACAACTCCTTTATATATGCATCTAGGGTTTAGTACAAATCAGGTTGACTCACGCGTACTCTAGCCGTTATACGACGGAGAGAATAAAGTTCTGGTTAGCTCATATGAAGCCAGATTCTTGCGCATATTCTTCCATCAACCCTGATTTCCTTATTTTGTAAATCGTGAGATAGAATCTTGTAGTGAGATGTTGATCTTTTATCTGGATCTGCCATCAGTAGGTCTTCATCTAGAAACAATTATGAGCACAAACAAGCTAATAGAAGTGTCTCACTATTTTCTTTTGTGCCACACACAATTGGTCCTATAGATGGGATGAAAGTGCCGTTGATATTCTACCAGAGTACCTCAAGAGGTTGTATATGGAGTTGCTGATAACATTTAAGAATATTGAGGATGAAGTGCCAGCCAACGTCGACTACAATGTTTCCTACCTTAGAAAAGCGGTAATACATACATGCCCTTTCTATGTTAGAAAATATTCATGATTATgctttagcccttttgattaagtTATTTCGCTTATCTTTTGCATGCACCCATGAATACAGTTTCAAAATCACGTCAGCGGTTATCTACAAGAAGCCGAATGGTCACACAATAATCACTGGCCAAAATTTGAAGATCAAGTAAATTTGACTAGCCTAACGGTAGGCGGACCAACACTATCGTTGAGTGTGATGGCAGGCGTGGATAGAAAAATAATGAAGCAGTCACTCGATTGGGCAGCTGGCGTACCCGACGTTGTTATAGCAGGTGGAAAGATTGTACGTTTCATGAACGACATTGCTGCATTTAAGGTATAAATTTATATATTATTTGAAGATTAATTATAATAATAATATGTAAACACTTCATGTCGCTTTACGTATATTAACAATGCCGTATACAGCGTCGGAAGtgcaagggtgatgcagcaagcTCCGTGGAGTGTTACATCCATGAGCATGGAGTCACAGACAAGGTGGCCATTGCAAGGATCGATGAACTAATAGAAGAGGAATGGAAGATTTTGAACAAAGCTCGCTTTGAAAATCATGCGCTTCTCCCAGCCTTGCAACCAATTATTGATTTAGCACGCAGCTCGTCATTGTTCTATGATAATAGGAACGACGTGTACACAACAAGTACACATCTTCAGGAGACTGTCGAGAGCCTATTCCTCAAGCCCATCTAGCCTTAAGAccattatacttcctccgttcctaaatatttgtctttctagagatttcaacaaatgactacatacgaagcaaaatgaacgaatctacactctaaaatatgtctatatacattcgtatatggtagtccatttgaaatccctaaaaacacaaatatttaggaacagagggagtagtacgcaACTATTGGCTGTTTAATTCTTCCACATATTTTTTCTTAGTTTTCTTATGCAAATTCAAACCTTACTTTCCCCAGTGAGTCATGTGTTTAGATGCATGAGCCTGCTCCATCTGCGTTATCTATATAAAATAAATGTTTTTCCCACGATGCACGTGAGAAAATTGTCACATATGTTCAAATATCGTCATATTCTCATTTGCAACCAGAAGAACTGTCATATTCCAAAAAAATACGGGCATATTTCAGACCTTGACATGTTGAAATTTAAAGTTATCATATGGTGGTCGTCGTGTGTTGTGATATTTGTCTTGGAGTGAATGTGACCTGAATGTGAGACCTGGGTAAATTTAATGTAATGTCCATGTGAGATTTGGTGATGACCAATTTGCAATGAAACTCTTCTGAATTTGGTTTGTAGGGTTAGCTGCAAACCATAAGTGAAACTAAAATTTTAAATTATTTTATTATATAACCACCTTTGCACGTGAACCTGATAGGAATATATGCCAGAGCCAACCATGATTGTGTATTATTATCCTAGTCGGTTATGTATAGGAGCACCCCAAGGAATAGAACTGTGATGTTAATAATGCGGGACATTCACATGATAGGAGTGTTTACGCGACGACATGCAGGCATGCATATTACATGTAACAACAACAATAAATGTTGATTTTTAAACTTGAAAATGTGTTAACCCTCAAACCACATATATGATTTGCATTTTGTCTTCATTGTTGGTTTCGTCTCGACAAGAGATTGGATACTAGATCCCATGTGTAGTTTAGATGGAAAAAATCATCTTAACAAGTTTTCATGGTGTTGGTATTAAAGTTGCCACAGTCAGGGTGTTGGTATTAAAGTTGCCACGTGGCATCTTTGATACAAACACGGTGAAAACTTAGACACAAATATAAGGTAACTTTCCTTATCTTGGGGTGGCAACAAATGCATCTTAAAACTTGCCACCTAGTAATTAATGAAGTAGCCATTGTGTTTATATTAAAGTTGGTACAAAGTCAATTTTCCAATATGGTAGCAAAATTTTCCAATGGCAACTTCATTTATCATGGGGTGGCAACTTTAGGGTCAGTTTTTTGTCAGAATATATTCGAGTGGGATATAGCTGAGAGTCACCCAATGATACAAAACCAGTAGTGAAAACAGATTGTAAATTGGACATATGATTTAACCTagaaaacatttttgttttaaagaaTGTTATACTTTGCTTACATCATCATATGCATGCATACAACCACCCATTAGACTTTGCATGCTGTGATTGGGTCACGGCAAGATGAGCGAATGCTCGCCCATTATAAAATCTGTAGAATTATATATTGGAGACAGTTTTGTTTATGTAGCCAACTACGGGCTGATTATGTTTGGCTGGGTTTCTACACATTTCAAGGATTATGTTATTCGAGGTTTTACAAACCAACTGAGGCCAAACTGTTCTAGCCAATTTCATATAATTGAGTTGGATAATATACGAATACTATCTCCATGGTATAACCGACTTAGAGTTGTGTACTAGAACCGACTGGGAAACCATGTTATGTACTAACCAGGACCAGGAACATAAATAGGGGGACTGGCAAGGGCCGTGGCTCCTCCTAGGCTCTCACAAATACACGTATACCTGCTTCCTAGTCCTCCATATGTGCCAGAAAATTTGTTTGATTCAGATCATTTGGCCCCCTCCTAGCATTACATGACATGTTTGAACCCTCCATCTTAAAGTTCTGGCCCCAACACTCGTGAGGATATGGTCGGCTTGGGCGGGAATGACATTGTTGAACCTCTTGTGATAATCATTGCCGCCGGATGTGAAAGGTCTACATCTAGGATATCTTCACTATCGAAAAGCTAAAGCCCATGGAAGGCATTAGGGGTGAGCAATTGGCATCTGCCATCGCCAATGTCAGCTAGAAGGTGGCGACGCTCAACAATGATATCTTGATGTGATAGTTTTCCTGTGTCAAGTGTACTTGTCAGGAGGAGTAATTTTGCGAGGCCGACCTAATCACTGGCCTACAAGGAGGCTTCTGCCTTGTTGGCCTCTTCTTGTCCTCTCAGATGTTGTGGTGGGTCATCAATGGTGAGGGCCACAAAAAGGGAAGCAACGGTCACATTGAGCGCATCATGGGAAACATCCTCATTGAGCACAAGGTGGCGCCAGTTGCTACTCACGACACTTGTGGTGGAGGTAATGATGACTTACTAGATGTGATGATCAAGCTACAGGAGgccgatgataacccacaagtataggggatcgcaaccgtttttgagggtagagtattcagcccaaatttattgattcgacacaaggggagccaaagaatattctcaagtattagcagctgagttgtcaattcaaccacacctggaaacttaatatctgcagcaaagtgtttagtagcaaagtaatatgatagtagtgataacggtggtaaaaggtaacgatagcaaaagtaatattttttgtattttgtagtgatgataataatagcaacagaaaagtaaataagcggagaacaatatatggaaagctcgtaggcaatggatcgatgatagagaattatgccggatgcggttcatcatgtaacagtcataacctagggtgacacagaaccagctccagttcataaatgtaatgtaggcatgtattccgaatatagtcatatgtgcttatggaaaagaacttgcatgacatcttttgtcctaccctcccgtggcagcgggaccCTAGCGgataactaagggatattaaggcctccttttaatagagtaccggaacaaagcattaactcatagtgaatacatgaactcctcaaactacagtcatcatcggtaagtatcccgattattgtcacttcggggttaacgtatcataacacataataggtgactatagacttgcaagatatgatcaagaactctcatatattgatgaaaacataataggttcagatctgaaatcatggcactcgggccctagtgacaagcattaagcatagaaaagtcatagcaacatcaatctcagaacatagtggatactagggatcaaaccctaacaaaactaactcgattacatgataaatctcatccaacccatcactgtccagcaagcctacgatgaaattactcacgcagggcggtgatcatcatgaaattggtgatggaggatggttgatgatgatgatggcgacggattcccctctccggagccccgaacggactctagatcagccctccaaagagagtttagggcttggcggcggctccgtatcgtaaaacgcgatgaatccttctccctgatttttttctccccgaaagttaatatatggagtcagggttgaggtcggtggagcgtcagggggcccacgaggcagggggcgcgcccccacccttgtggacaagtggaggccctcccgacgtggatcttccttccaatattttttatatattccaaaataattctccgttgattttcaggtcattacgagaacttttatttccgctcaaaaataacaccatgacaattctgctgaaaacagcgccagtccgggttagttccattcaaatcacgcaagttagagtccaaaacaaggacaaaagtgtttggaaaagtagatacgacagagacgtatcaactcccccaagcttaaacctttgcttgtcctcaagcaatttagttgataaactgaaagtgataaagaaaaacttttacaaactctgtttgctcttattgttgtaaatatgtaaagccaacattcaagttttcagcaaagattatgaactaaccatattcacaataacatttaggtctcatgtctactcatatcaatgacataatcaactagcgagcaataataataaatctcggatgacaacactttctcaaaacaatcataatatgatataacaagatggtatctcgctagccctttctgagaccgcaaaacataaatgcagagaacctttaaagatcaaggactgactagacattgtaattcatggtaaaagagatttagtcaagtcatactcaatgtgaactaatagtaatgaatgcaaatgacagcggtgctctccagctggtgctttttgataagaagatgatgactcagcataaaagtaaacagataggcccttcgcagaaggaagcagggatttgtagaggtgccagagctcggttttgaaatagatatgaataatattttgagcggtatactttcattgtcaacataacaaccaagagatggcgatatcttccatgctacacgcattataggcggttcccaaacagaatggtaaagtttatactccccctccaccaacaagcattaattgttgggtaacgtagtaatttcaaaaaaattcctacacacacgcaagatcatggtgatgcatagcaatgagaggggagagtgttgtctacataccctcgtagaccgaaagcggaagcgttagcacaacgcggttgatgtagtcgtacgtcttcacgatccatccgatccaagtaccgaacacacggcacctccgagttcagcacacgttcagcccgatgacgtccctcaaactccgatccagccaagtgttgagggagagtttcgtcagcacgacggcatggtgacgatgttgatgttctaccaacgcagggcttcgcctaagcactgctatagtattatcgaggtggactatggtggaggggggcaccgcacacggctaagagacaatcaacttgatcaacttgtgtgtctagaggtgcccctgtcggtgtcaaaaccggcggatctcgggtagggggtcccgaactatgcgtctaggcggatggtaacaggagacaagggacacgatgtttttacccaggttcgggccctctcgatggaggtaaaaccctacgtcctgcttgattaatattgatgatatgggtagtacaagagtagatctaccacgagatcagagaggctaaaccctagaagctagcctatggtatgattgtatgtcccTACGGACtaacaccctccggtttatatagacaccggagagggctagggttacacagagtcggttacaatggtaggagatctatatatccgtaccgtcaagcttgccttccacgccaaggaaagtcccttccggacacgggacgaagtcttcaatcttgtatcttcatagtccaggagtccgtccAAAGGTATAATCCGGCTATCTGGAcgccccctaatctaggactccctcagtagcccccgaaccaggcttcaatgacgacgagtccggcacgcaaattgtcttcggcattgcaaggcgggttctcctccaaattccgtgtacctgttgaataatgtccggtttcttgtaaatgtagcgctccttggcttctacgcccaataatggccgtcttccacgtgtcaaacgaatacgaaaagtcagggtatttttacatttacacccctagccgcgtgaatgagccgcctatttaaggggacgaggatttagatccaaaccacaccttatcccctccgcgagtattcatcagagcgtatccgacagaggtccattctatcatggccggccgccgcagtTCCTCCTCTCGTCCTTCCATCCCTCAgcccggagattgggagagatgatccatcctgcacagcgagctagtgacgctccagaccaagggatttctccccccggcctatatggtcccggttcgagccggacttgccacctataatggcggagagcaagcggagagcgcccccaatccctccaaaggagagcgggtatgccttgtcccttacttaataagagggctcggatttccaattcatccgtttctccgggggctcctggagttctatggcctccagctacacaacctcacgcctgcctccatattgcatatcgcgggcttcgtagccctttgcgagctgtttttgggctgcgaggctcattttgcgctgtggaaaaggctattctgccttgtgccccattctcagaaGGGGCCAATATATCAAGTGgacggagccgaagtgtggcacattaccgggaccggatatctatccggaaccccaaagaaggcgtccgagggctggccttcggaatggttttatatagaggacgtcccgctgccgaatcctgtccggatcggcctccctgagttcgacagtgctcccctaaagaagcgcctaagctggcgtccacggagccctcagagggaaagcgtcaaggacgttctttacctgatgggccggataagattgttagctcattccggactaaccatgatcggggtcatggccgcatgcatcatgcgaggggtgcaaccgcttcagtatagaggccaccccatgtgggacttcaacggggaggacaatgccacccgccatggccgtaagggatcggattcagctgccgctctaataaagatcttgtccgctttgtacaagggagaagaggaggaatttctccgcgccaacccacatggtggattttctatgtacaatcccccaagttgggtaagtggacacttttacttgcccatccgttttatattcccatcgttaaatattcagtctaacgacttcaacgcaggaactgcgccaggctgttaaagaaataaacagccctcctccacagcccgaggatccaggacgg is from Triticum aestivum cultivar Chinese Spring chromosome 3A, IWGSC CS RefSeq v2.1, whole genome shotgun sequence and encodes:
- the LOC123056752 gene encoding tau-cadinol synthase-like encodes the protein MASAVAASGGARVCMKSGQGQATFVLATKSPRKLMAKPSCCMKIDGGFAGGARSAVQGRRSVASPLAAAAVPEKQSGFEPSPWSDFFTGYEPEPLQKSEEWMLVRANELKEHVCMMFKSCNNMATQICLLDTLQHLGIDYHFKEQIDTILSQILESEFFSSSSLSEVALGFRLLREHGHWVSPEYFLCVEFKSDILHSMWWNNFSRNIGLSYIRCRVVESYTWAYVVYYQRGFKLPRRIIAMMIVLITTVDDTYDIHATIDDCRKLHEAIQSNNDDWCRLSRANTPPLSLIRRVQEYLKRLYMELLITFKNIEDEVPANVDYNVSYLRKAFQNHVSGYLQEAEWSHNNHWPKFEDQVNLTSLTVGGPTLSLSVMAGVDRKIMKQSLDWAAGVPDVVIAGGKIVRFMNDIAAFKRRKCKGDAASSVECYIHEHGVTDKVAIARIDELIEEEWKILNKARFENHALLPALQPIIDLARSSSLFYDNRNDVYTTSTHLQETVESLFLKPI